One stretch of Streptomyces sp. NBC_01363 DNA includes these proteins:
- a CDS encoding UPF0182 family protein: MPDRGGGPTGPRIRVGRPSRRARTLLMTLGVLAVLAMAFVMFAGFWTDWLWYRSVDYSSVFTTTLWTKIGLFLVFGLLMAVAVGLNIWLAHRLRPPLSAMSLEQQSLDRYRMSLAPYKKWVLLAITALVGLIAGASASGQWRTWLMYVNGVAFGQKDPQFHLDVSFYAFDLPWYRFLLGFGFAATVLSLIAAAMTHYLYGGLRVTSPGARATGAATGHLSVLLGVFVSLKAVAYWLDRYGLAVKSSDFKATDNWTGLRYVDANAYLPAKTILFCIAAICAVLFFATLWRRTWQLPVIGFGLMVLSAILIGGLYPAIVQKFQVQPNEQAKEAPFIRKNIEATRDAYDIDNAQVDDYSGKSTTDDDTKLRASANEAASYRVMDPNVVSPAFQQLQQKRNYYQFPKTLDVDRYKDAAGKDQDTVIGLRELNLDGIPKRNWINDHFTYTHGYGAIAARGTTTGKNPKGSPDFTESGLPTSGDLGKYEQQIYYGEKTEQYSIVGGPQKELDYEEDGEKTTSYKGNSGVSLSNAFNRAAYAVSFSEPQILYSGAIGEGSRILYNRTPKERVEAVAPWLTIDGDAYPAVVNGRIQWVVDAYTTTNGYPYASRTTLGDTTADSLTTNQRAVVAQQNQVNYIRNSVKATVDAYDGKVKLYEWDTEDPVLKTWRKAFPGTVEPRADIPQELMDHLRYPQDLFKVQRELLTRYHVTNPAQFYSGSDAWQVPDDPTNKESGAVPPYYLSIKMPDQTAQKFSLTTTFTPKGRPDLGAFMAVDADAASKDYGTIRLLRVTTTVKGPGQVQSELNGNDDVAEFVRNLKGTDSDIEYGNLLTVPLEGGFLYIEPVYTRGGTQNYPLLRKVAASYGSKTVFENSLGEALNAVFGVTDSGTTPPETTRPPGTTEPPATGDAALKKAIADAQKAYAEGEAALKKQDWTAYGKAQADLQDALQRAAAAQPKSGSANSANGADSANSSDKKGEPASADSGG, translated from the coding sequence TCTTCACCACCACCCTGTGGACCAAGATCGGGCTGTTCCTCGTCTTCGGACTGCTGATGGCAGTCGCCGTCGGCCTGAACATCTGGCTCGCGCACCGGCTCCGGCCGCCGCTGAGCGCGATGTCGCTGGAACAGCAGAGCCTGGACCGCTACCGGATGAGCCTCGCCCCGTACAAGAAGTGGGTGCTGCTCGCGATCACCGCGCTCGTCGGGCTGATCGCCGGAGCATCCGCCTCCGGCCAGTGGCGTACCTGGCTGATGTACGTGAACGGCGTGGCGTTCGGGCAGAAGGACCCCCAGTTCCATCTGGACGTGTCCTTCTACGCCTTCGACCTGCCCTGGTACCGCTTCCTGCTGGGCTTCGGCTTCGCGGCCACGGTGCTCTCGCTGATCGCCGCCGCGATGACCCACTACCTGTACGGCGGTCTGCGCGTCACCAGCCCCGGAGCGCGGGCGACCGGCGCGGCCACCGGCCATCTGTCGGTGCTGCTCGGTGTCTTCGTCTCGCTGAAGGCCGTGGCCTACTGGCTCGACCGGTACGGCCTGGCCGTGAAGTCCAGCGACTTCAAGGCCACGGACAACTGGACGGGCCTGCGGTACGTCGACGCCAACGCCTATCTGCCGGCGAAGACCATCCTGTTCTGCATCGCCGCGATCTGCGCCGTGCTGTTCTTCGCGACGCTCTGGCGCCGCACCTGGCAGCTCCCGGTGATCGGCTTCGGCCTGATGGTGCTCTCGGCGATCCTGATCGGCGGGCTGTACCCGGCGATCGTGCAGAAGTTCCAGGTCCAGCCGAACGAGCAGGCCAAGGAAGCCCCGTTCATCCGGAAGAACATCGAAGCGACGCGTGACGCGTACGACATCGACAACGCGCAGGTCGACGACTACTCGGGCAAGAGCACGACGGACGACGACACCAAGCTGCGCGCGAGCGCGAACGAGGCCGCCAGCTACCGGGTGATGGACCCCAACGTCGTCTCCCCGGCCTTCCAGCAGCTCCAGCAGAAGAGGAACTACTACCAGTTCCCCAAGACGCTGGACGTGGACCGCTACAAGGACGCCGCCGGCAAGGACCAGGACACGGTCATCGGTCTGCGCGAGCTCAACCTCGACGGCATCCCCAAGCGCAACTGGATCAACGACCACTTCACCTACACCCACGGCTACGGCGCCATCGCGGCCCGGGGCACGACGACCGGCAAGAACCCGAAGGGTTCCCCGGACTTCACCGAGTCCGGCCTGCCGACCAGCGGTGACCTCGGCAAGTACGAGCAGCAGATCTACTACGGCGAGAAGACCGAGCAGTACTCCATCGTCGGCGGGCCCCAGAAGGAGCTCGACTACGAGGAGGACGGCGAGAAGACCACCAGCTACAAGGGCAACAGCGGGGTCAGTCTCTCCAACGCCTTCAACCGCGCCGCGTACGCCGTCTCGTTCAGCGAGCCGCAGATCCTCTACTCGGGAGCCATCGGCGAGGGTTCGCGGATTCTCTACAACCGCACGCCCAAGGAGCGCGTCGAGGCGGTCGCCCCGTGGCTGACCATCGACGGCGACGCCTACCCGGCCGTGGTGAACGGCCGCATCCAGTGGGTCGTCGACGCGTACACCACCACCAACGGCTACCCGTACGCCTCCCGTACGACGCTCGGCGACACCACGGCCGACTCGCTGACCACCAACCAGCGTGCGGTCGTCGCCCAGCAGAACCAGGTCAACTACATCCGCAACTCGGTGAAGGCCACCGTCGACGCGTACGACGGCAAGGTCAAGCTCTACGAGTGGGACACCGAGGACCCGGTCCTCAAGACTTGGCGCAAGGCGTTCCCGGGGACCGTGGAGCCCAGGGCGGACATCCCGCAGGAGCTCATGGACCACCTGCGGTACCCGCAGGACCTGTTCAAGGTGCAGCGCGAGCTGCTCACCCGATACCACGTCACGAACCCCGCGCAGTTCTACAGCGGCAGTGACGCGTGGCAGGTCCCGGACGACCCGACCAACAAGGAGTCCGGTGCCGTCCCGCCGTACTACCTGAGCATAAAGATGCCGGACCAGACGGCCCAGAAGTTCTCGCTGACGACGACGTTCACCCCGAAGGGGCGGCCCGACCTCGGGGCGTTCATGGCGGTGGACGCGGACGCGGCCAGCAAGGACTACGGCACGATAAGACTGCTGAGAGTCACCACCACGGTGAAGGGCCCCGGGCAGGTACAGAGCGAGCTCAACGGCAACGACGACGTCGCCGAGTTCGTGAGAAACCTGAAGGGAACCGACTCCGACATCGAGTACGGCAACCTGCTGACCGTGCCGCTCGAAGGGGGCTTCCTCTACATCGAGCCGGTGTATACGCGCGGTGGCACGCAGAACTATCCGCTGCTGCGCAAGGTCGCCGCTTCGTACGGGTCGAAGACCGTCTTCGAGAACAGCCTCGGGGAGGCGCTCAACGCGGTCTTCGGGGTGACGGACTCCGGCACCACCCCGCCGGAGACCACCAGACCGCCGGGCACCACGGAGCCGCCGGCCACCGGTGACGCGGCGCTGAAGAAGGCGATCGCGGACGCGCAGAAGGCCTACGCGGAGGGCGAGGCGGCCCTGAAGAAGCAGGACTGGACCGCCTACGGCAAGGCCCAGGCGGATCTGCAGGACGCGTTGCAGCGTGCGGCGGCGGCCCAGCCCAAGTCGGGCAGTGCGAACAGCGCCAACGGCGCAGACAGCGCGAACAGTTCGGACAAAAAGGGCGAACCGGCCAGCGCTGACAGCGGTGGCTGA